In the Theobroma cacao cultivar B97-61/B2 chromosome 1, Criollo_cocoa_genome_V2, whole genome shotgun sequence genome, one interval contains:
- the LOC18614426 gene encoding probable mitochondrial import inner membrane translocase subunit TIM21 isoform X1, with translation MQQNVRRSVISIRSRWGGLLRSITESKPCLDGFPSSAKRVRSFAPCFFPADCNSSITRQYVTRAYNMSKGVRANAGIPLPFRGQCGRDYIVSCQASLPCIENYGSKLMSPCLARSFASSASKQSKETTSETRKEVSTVEDPFDAPTYNIPDKPVTFTEGASYSVIILAGLGVAAAAAYAVFKELIFEPKEYKIFNHALERIQKEGQVRVRIGHPITGYGQESRNRAARQRIPNRIYTDENGVEHVEVNFYIRGPHGAGKVFTEMFKDKTDHKWKYTYLIVQITSPSPAELMLESYLPAAEPRASTAN, from the exons ATGCAGCAGAACGTTAGGAGGTCCGTAATATCTATTAGGAGCAGATGGGGTGGTTTATTGAGATCGATTACGGAATCTAAGCCTTGTTTGGATGGTTTTCCTTCATCTGCTAAAAGGGTACGATCGTTTGCTCCTTGCTTT TTTCCAGCGGATTGTAATTCTAGTATTACAAGACAATATGTGACGCGTGCTTATAATATGTCAAAG GGTGTACGAGCTAATG CTGGAATTCCTCTTCCATTTAGAGGACAGTGTGGTAGAGATTATATAGTTAGCTGTCAGGCATCACTCCCATGCATAGAAAATTATGGATCGAAGCTCATGTCTCCTTGCCTTGCTAGATCCTTTGCATCAAGCGCATCAAAGCAATCAAAAGAAACAACTTCTGAG ACTAGGAAAGAAGTATCTACTGTTGAGGATCCCTTCGATGCTCCTACATACAATATCCCAGACAAACCTGTGACATTTACAGAGGGGGCTAGCTACAGTGTCATAATCCTTGCTGGGCTTGGAGTTGCAGCTGCTGCAGCATATGCTGTTTTCAAGGAGCTGATATTTGAACCAAAAGA GTATAAGATATTCAACCATGCTCTGGAAAGAATTCAGAAAGAAGGCCAG GTTAGGGTGAGGATCGGGCATCCTATTACAGGCTATGGTCAAGAAAGTAGAAATCGCGCTGCTCGCCAACGTATTCCAAACAGGATATATACGGATGAAAATGGTGTAGAGCATGTGGAG GTTAATTTCTATATTCGTGGGCCACATGGAGCCGGAAAAGTTTTTACCGAAATGTTCAAGGACAAAACAGACCACAAATGGAAGTATACCTACTTGATTGTTCAGATCACTTCACCTTCCCCAGCAGAATTGATGCTGGAGTCTTATTTGCCGGCAGCTGAGCCGAGGGCTTCGACAGCAAATTAA
- the LOC18614426 gene encoding probable mitochondrial import inner membrane translocase subunit TIM21 isoform X2: MQQNVRRSVISIRSRWGGLLRSITESKPCLDGFPSSAKRFPADCNSSITRQYVTRAYNMSKGVRANAGIPLPFRGQCGRDYIVSCQASLPCIENYGSKLMSPCLARSFASSASKQSKETTSETRKEVSTVEDPFDAPTYNIPDKPVTFTEGASYSVIILAGLGVAAAAAYAVFKELIFEPKEYKIFNHALERIQKEGQVRVRIGHPITGYGQESRNRAARQRIPNRIYTDENGVEHVEVNFYIRGPHGAGKVFTEMFKDKTDHKWKYTYLIVQITSPSPAELMLESYLPAAEPRASTAN; this comes from the exons ATGCAGCAGAACGTTAGGAGGTCCGTAATATCTATTAGGAGCAGATGGGGTGGTTTATTGAGATCGATTACGGAATCTAAGCCTTGTTTGGATGGTTTTCCTTCATCTGCTAAAAGG TTTCCAGCGGATTGTAATTCTAGTATTACAAGACAATATGTGACGCGTGCTTATAATATGTCAAAG GGTGTACGAGCTAATG CTGGAATTCCTCTTCCATTTAGAGGACAGTGTGGTAGAGATTATATAGTTAGCTGTCAGGCATCACTCCCATGCATAGAAAATTATGGATCGAAGCTCATGTCTCCTTGCCTTGCTAGATCCTTTGCATCAAGCGCATCAAAGCAATCAAAAGAAACAACTTCTGAG ACTAGGAAAGAAGTATCTACTGTTGAGGATCCCTTCGATGCTCCTACATACAATATCCCAGACAAACCTGTGACATTTACAGAGGGGGCTAGCTACAGTGTCATAATCCTTGCTGGGCTTGGAGTTGCAGCTGCTGCAGCATATGCTGTTTTCAAGGAGCTGATATTTGAACCAAAAGA GTATAAGATATTCAACCATGCTCTGGAAAGAATTCAGAAAGAAGGCCAG GTTAGGGTGAGGATCGGGCATCCTATTACAGGCTATGGTCAAGAAAGTAGAAATCGCGCTGCTCGCCAACGTATTCCAAACAGGATATATACGGATGAAAATGGTGTAGAGCATGTGGAG GTTAATTTCTATATTCGTGGGCCACATGGAGCCGGAAAAGTTTTTACCGAAATGTTCAAGGACAAAACAGACCACAAATGGAAGTATACCTACTTGATTGTTCAGATCACTTCACCTTCCCCAGCAGAATTGATGCTGGAGTCTTATTTGCCGGCAGCTGAGCCGAGGGCTTCGACAGCAAATTAA
- the LOC18614427 gene encoding uncharacterized protein LOC18614427, with product MEVEESGGDADRTRIESHWYWATASVAQFGWAVSSYRKGYAGDHRLMPFKAFAVASLFLGASASASVSFLKASGIHKVEDLMEVGASIRAGLGTRPRAGDE from the coding sequence ATGGAGGTGGAGGAGAGCGGTGGTGATGCAGATAGGACCCGCATCGAAAGCCACTGGTATTGGGCCACAGCAAGCGTGGCGCAATTTGGATGGGCCGTATCTTCGTATCGAAAAGGTTACGCGGGTGATCATCGTTTGATGCCCTTCAAAGCTTTTGCCGTCGCTTCTTTGTTCCTTGGCGCTTCTGCCTCCGCATCCGTCTCTTTCCTTAAAGCTTCCGGCATTCACAAGGTGGAAGATTTGATGGAAGTGGGTGCAAGTATAAGAGCTGGACTTGGAACTCGTCCAAGGGCAGGGGATGAATGA